The Metopolophium dirhodum isolate CAU chromosome 4, ASM1992520v1, whole genome shotgun sequence DNA window TACCGAATCTTTTTTTCCCTTTTCATCAGATCCACTGTGAGATGAGCAAGATgacgatttatttttttctgatttctaaataaatattaaataaatattaaaatatcaatgttaggtatgttttttaaactattttttttctaaaatcatctcaaaaaatgtagtattttcaataattattattatataatactacctatataaaattatattattttagcttaTAAATCAATACCGACAAACTGCATAAAACGAGTATAGTAAATAGTTTGAAAttagtcgaaatatttttaaaataaatggaaaattataatattataatgatggtgAAAAATGTCTTgccctaataatttattatcttaccGAATCCTTTTTCCCCTCTTCGTCAGATTCGCTGTCTGATGAACAAGatgaagatttatttttttctgatttctaaataaatcaaaattcaatatttaaatgttaataaatgtatactgtataatagattttgaaaaatatttaccccAACTTCACGATTttctacattattttttgaatcgGAGCACATGCTTTTCTTACCctaaatatgtattacataataaactaagataaatatatatttatatgttgaaaaaaaaacagggGAAAGCTGTATAGTAAATTGCttttgattgttttttaatcactaagtagataactattaaaatggatgtgttaaatataaataaattcaatgataaataatactattatttttaatagatacctaccaaaaattattctaaattaaaacgATGTGTCAGAGTATAGActgaattaaataggtatttaataatatatttttataactatagtgattttttcaattagttatatgGTACAAATAGGTTGAACTATTTTTTCCAATAAATatctcaaatattatatttttggttattataatatgatataatatttatgtattttaacttCTTAGTCAAAACCAACATACTTTGGATTATATTGTGAATAGGTTcgtgtaaaaaaatatcttgaaattataaaaacattacaatagtgaacataataaaataagttaaatattttatttatatgatgaAAAAAATGGAGGCATTTTGTACATTATGATGATTTTGAGCGTTTTTCACCAGTAGATCACTATtataatgaatgtgttaaatataaatttaatgataaaaaattaataatattttactaatattttagtaaaaatattctgAATGGTGACGGCGCGGCAGCgtctaattcaaaaaaatattgtataaaatgttaatatattttatattattataatatttctttcaatttttaataagtcATCTAGTTATAAGTCGACTGTTGTCCCAAAAacatcacaaatattatattcttaattattataatattaatgtatcatattatactattttatgtaataacttataagacaCCCAATACCGACATACTGCATAATATCATGTGTAataaattgcttaaaattagtcaaattatttttaaagtgtataaaaattaacattaaagtAATAATGGTGAACATGTTCAAGTCCGAATATTTATCTTACAGAATCCATATTTTCCGCTTCTTCAGATTCACTTTGTGATGAGTAATATGAAGATCCCTTTTTTTCTGAATTctgaataaatacaaaattaatattaaaacattgatgctatgttttttttaaactaactttTCCTAAACACATCTCCAATACTTTATtctttataatgattattgttacaatactGTAAAATGTCGtattattttaacctataaATCAAAACCCACATATTgcgtattcaaaatattttggaagtgcgaataaaattaaattttaataataatataatggtgaaAGTTTTATcctacagaatttttttttaccctttCATTTGTTTCGCTTTGTGATGAGCTAGATGAAGATTCCATCATTTCTGTTTcctaaataaacacaaaataaatattaaaaatgaataggcACCTTTTATGAATatacactacataatattatatggtgaaAATATTTACCCCAACTTCGCGATTTTCTAAATTTGTTTGTGAATCAGAGcacgtacattttttattctaaatatacattacaatattacataataaaataagaaaaagttgtttttgtaatttaaaaaaaaaaataggttataataaaatattattttttaatgcatcaaaaaaatcattgtttttttcATGCAAATAATCCTTACGTACTcagcaaaaacaaaaatatataagctaAAACTTTTACTAATAATGttctgacatattatataataatataatatatggtaatgTTATGTACTTACAGAAACACATCGTTTAACTAACGATGGTACAGAATCTGAATTAACGGCTTGATCAACAGGATTTACTTCAGGTATTTGTGGGATCGTCATATGTTTTATTGTACTATCTCGTTTCATTAAATTCCTTCGATTTATTAGATTTGTAGCTAAACGATCTGGTGACATTATTATATCACTTCTTCTTGCTAAATTTGGATAAATACCATCACCTCCAGACAAGTCTAGTCCACTTGCAACAGGATTTACTTCAGGTATTTGTGGGATCGTCATATGTTTTATTGTACTATCTCGTTTCATTAAATTCCTTCGATTTATTAGATTTGTAGCTAAACGATCTGGTGACATTATTATATCACTTCTTCTTGCTAAATTTGGATAAATACCATCACCTCCAGACAAGTCTAGTCCACTTGCAACAGGATTTACTTCAGGTATTTGTGGGATCGTCATATGTTTTATTGTACTATCTCGTTTCATTAAATTCCTTCGATTCATTAGATTTGTAGCTAAACGATCTGGTGACATTATATCACTTCTTCTTGCTAAATTTGGATAAATACCATCACCTCCAGACAAGTCTAGTCCACTTGCAACAGGATTTACTTCAGGTATTTGTGGGATCGTCATATGTTTTATTGTACTATCTCGTTTCATTAAATTCCTTCGATTTATTAGATTTGTAGCTAAACGATCTGGTGACATTATATCACTTCTTCTTGCTAAATTTGGATAAATACCATCACCTCCAGACAAGTCTAGTCCACTTGCAACAGGATTTACTTCAGGTATTTGTGGGATCGTCATATGTTTTATTGTACTATCTCGTTTCATTAAATTCCTTCGATTCATTAGATTTGTAGCTAAACGATCTGGTGACATTATTATATCACTTCTTCTTGCTAAATTTGGATAAATACCATCACCTCCAGACAAGTCTAGTCCACTTGCAACAGGATTTACTTCAGGTATTTGTGGGATCGTCATATGTTTTATTGTACTATCTCGTTTCATTAAATTCCTTCGATTTATTAGATTTGTAGCTAAACGATCTGGTGACATTATATCACTTCTTCTTGCTAAATTTGGATAAATACCATCACCTCCAGACAAGTCTAGTCCACTTGCAACAGGATTTACTTCAGGTATTTGTGGGATCGTCATATGTTTTATTGTACTATCTCGTTTCATTAAATTCCTTCGATTCATTAGATTTGTAGCTAAACGATCTGGTGACATTATTATATCACTTCTTCTTGCTAAATTTGGATAAATACCATCACCTCCAGACAAGTCTAGTCCACTTGCAACAGGATTCACTTCAGGTATTTGTGGGATCGTCATATGTTTTATTGTACTATCTCGTTTCATTAAATTCCTTCGATTTATTAGATTTGTAGCTAAACGATCTGGTGACATTATATCACTTCTTCTTGCTAAATTTGGATAAATACCATCACCTCCAGACAAGTCTAGTCCACTTGCAACAGGATTTACTTCAGGTATTTGTGGGATCGTCATATGTTTTATTGTACTATCTCGTTTCATTAAATTCCTTCGATTCATTAGATTTGTAGCTAAACGATCTGGTGACATTATTATATCACTTCTTCTTGCTAAATTTGGATAAATACCATCACCTCCAGACAAGTCTAGTCCACTTGCAACAGGATTCACTTCAGGTATTTGTGGGATCGTCATATGTTTTATTGTACTATCTCGTTTCATTAAATTCCTTCGATTTATTAGATTTGTAGCTAAACGATCTGGTGACATTATATCACTTCTTCTTGCTAAATTCGGATAAATACCATCACCTCTAGACAAGTCTAGTCCACATGCAACCTACAcagaattacaatttaaatattaataagtcgTTGGATATAAATTATCACTGTCATATCACTATTTGTctatttataactattgtaatGTACGGTGTATAAGTTCATTGAGATAATTAAAGATCAATATgctgttataaataaatttaaaacgttttattgaaaaatatgaataattgtgAAAACATTCATGAAGTCACTATGTTGATATccaactacaaattaatatattgtttcgaGATTTGATTTAATGATAGAGatataatcatttatctaaGACATCAGTATATCAAAgcctaatattttaatgtattgttttataaatatcattaactaATGTACAAATAATGacgtatacctaaataaataataaattaggtaatacatataaacatatgcaatagcaaattttatattaatattatgatatctgataatataatattatttaagtgtaaataattataatgatatttaatattagctcaaataaaaattttatgaatgctattacttattgtttttttttctgtaaagaATGAAAATGAAACGATTGTCTAACTCAGCATAATACAGTCTGTATCTACTATTAtagtctaatattataatataaaaatcaatatgacataatttaatgaacgaacataattttcttaataaaatagaaatcgGTATTTGCCTTTTGCTGAATATCCGCaactaattttttcatttttttattttttttttttttttttgtggccttttattactttatattacatattaacttTGCATTTATCATGACGATAAGTATCTTTAGTATCATGGAGCGTTTTATTCTTTGATGCGTTACCTATGCTGAATTACTATCAACATTTTTGCAAGTGCTTTTGAATTTAGCCGTCCGGTAAATATAATTTGGCTGACAGATATGATAACTCCGCAAGTTTCAGACAATGAAATCTAAAGTTCTTGGGTTTACATAAGAAAGTTGTTTTGAGATGCACAGGATGTTTATTAAACCTTAAAGGATATAGCTGTAGAACTGTATCCTTTTTTCCTCTATTTCGTCCATTACGGCCGGTTTgtgcatttcattttttattttatttcagttagaaattttattttatttctaattttctaCCGGAAATTTGCTATAATCGGCTTTTTGTAATCTTCCAAAAATATTAGCATTCATTGTGCTATAAATTACAACCAGATAAGTACCGACCACAAACTAATGAGTATTTTTTTCACATGATAATTTGAGCTTATTACTCTTCCGTGTCTTAGCCAGTGGTGAGTGGGATATGcctaactaattaaaaatatcatcccTTGACTTTGCTATAGTAATAAACAAAGTCTTCCGATTTTGATCGATATTCATGTGGATTTTAGTTGAAtgcaatttgatttaaaatatagctGTTAAAATTTCGATTAGCTCAAATAATCAGTAAGTGGTATGTAAATATTGATTCaccgttaaatatttaataattattaaacaattactCAATGTGataacaaataatagatataatgtaggtatttagCATAACGTAATAATTCCATCGTGTTTAATCAATATCGCATcatacatacattcatacaGTACCAGCTATCGCACaactattttcaaattcttgttattttttgtaaaattagtttgtattaaaataattttaacacacatttttttactcTGCATGACACATTGTCATGCGTAACATGACGAATTACAATTATACGAACCCTTTTCACCCTACATATAACCACAACTACAGTCATTGCTTAATGTGCGACGCAAACTTGAATACTAGCAAAAACtttggaaataatattgtttaatttaaatcgtATTACTTTGTGatgtaattgttttatataaaatatctaacgCAAAATAGTTTTCTATAAAGAAGGGTTTGAATTTGACTTACAATTGGCTTCTCGTGTACACATcggtgataaaaatattaataaatatatttatctatggATTGCTGAAATTAAAGTAGTACCTACAGTTCAGGAATCTTTTTTTCAAGGTTAATGTAAGCCTATACAGAAttcatagaaaaattatttgggcgaaaaatattatgaatttgaaatGTCAAAAGTTTgagtgtacaaaaaaaaatgtatgcattgcagtaatttttatattcttcgaaaattatttattattttgatttatatttcatccctcaattttatacaataccgtgaaatgtattgtattaatattgtattctatcaaataataaaattataatattgtctcataatatttcaatttcacGGAgtcatatttcattaaaaatgtatagaagtaaatgtttatttaaattctagttattaatttcatatttttaaaatgcaatacgATGCAAAACAATGAACTTTCAGACAtacttaaaaactttaaatctaTCACATtcgaaatcaaatatttttttaaattataattcttaacgtctatttcatatttcttatgtttttatttttttttcaattgttactTGATGAACGATATTTTTGATGTATTAATGATTCATTAACCGTGGACTAATCTTGCGGGTAAGGCTTAAagtagttattattgttttaattatttgacaATTCAAGATtttcacacatttttatttgaatgttatcttaaaagaaataataatcattaaaatagtagggaactccaaaatattatttcatcctttattttctgtataaacattatttcagtgaaaaaaaattaaaacttgtaaaacgtagaaaaacaaatcaattaGATACGCAAAAAATAAAcctaccaaattattttgatccTGAAAGTGTGCTCCTAGATTCatctgattttttttcattttatcaaactgaatatttaaattatgataataatctaATGAGTAGATTATATCATGCAactacaacacaatattatgtgagTTTGATTTTTACATTGACGATAGTTGTGAaagttttaatgatatataatatatatttaatagtattattcaaaatattattaaattgaatgtttgatggttatttttaaattatgagtaatatgaaaaatgtgtacatattggtttttagatacatttttattatattttagaactaCTTTTCGTGTTGAAAAAGTACGTAGATACCTActccataaaaattatttatagaacctacctggctacctacctttaaaaatcaaaaacaaagcctagataataattaattttttgaacaattattgattattcctgtataatattttcttttaaacatGGGTATAATCAAAAACTACTGACACTAACTGACTGAGGCTATCAAGTATACTGATGATAGTCTTATCAATGTTTTTCCTGtcctactttttaatattactatggttttcacaaaaattaaaaaagtataggtacttataatataattatttgaagagtctttatttttatttaattataatttaaatatttaatcatatattatgtactatatctAAAATACCTCTATAATcctaaaaaataacttttttatataaaaacgaaCGAAATATACAATTGGTACCTACATTTGAaaacacttattatattatttttacgagtTATCTGACTTCGCGAAAAATAAcaagtttcaaaataaataaagcaTTTTAAAGTTCTGTgcaatgttttgaattttaaataagacttcatcgtcgtaaattttaaatttaatatgagtATGCCATTttgcttaatttatttttcataacttaaataaaaaatgtaattcgtatttttattatttaattgcatttaaatttcattattaattattcattaactatacaatatttatattatgtgcttatatattttaaataatataagtaggtacatttattatttatagaaaataataatgtgtcaatatttttctagaatatacttaaaaataaaatacaaattccaaaaataattttaaattgcagagtttaggttaggttaggtgtaagttcaatatttatcataacaatacaatattacaaatcaGTAGATTTCAAACTTTATacctatttagatatttataaaataatgggtACCTATTTTGAATGTTATTGATATACCTAACTACTACTAAAATTAACTGCAGTTATTTTACTGAAAACcgttacttataataatatatttaactacaataagctgttaataaattatatatgactTTACTTACGGTAAAACCGATTgccaaaaccaaaaaaactgCACTCAAACTCATTGTGTATAATTGTGGtcggatttaaatttaatataatttatcaacatataatataacaccacTGTAGCTTGACCACCAAGTGTCGAATCATGTGATGTCCATGGGTTTATATACATGAAAACAATTAGCTGCAGgtgatattaaacaaattattttgttttgtttaattaagcaagttttatttgttttgttaattttcaTCACACTTGACTAATATTTTTCAGTGTAAATACAACTAAAACCTGAGTACACGTCAaattcgtaattattatttttatatacgtcatataaaGTGTGTGCCCTTACTGTCtatgacatattttttatacgaatagataaaaatgtaattattgtgaattatgtgtaatacattttgttttattttatatgattaatgtaaaaaaaaataattaaaaatagattaaaaataataataaaatcggtaaaacattaaaataatgcttttttcaaatttgtattcattctagttaaacaaaaaatatattaattaagtattaaagtactttatggtacctacctattaattggaaattattttaaatctgtattcaaacatacaataaattattaatttacttcattattttgtttaatataatgaagcctattattattaatattataaagtcaaAAAATGTATGGAATTGCGCTTTTGGTCTGCTGAAGGTTGAACGAAATATTTAAACTTCACCTAAAGGCTAAATTTTAGActctaaaatatgtatgaagGTTATAACTACTATAGTGTACGGTTTaataacagtaggtacctaataactatCTGTCTGATAACCATATAATACTATTAGGTAT harbors:
- the LOC132942519 gene encoding homeobox protein 2-like isoform X8, with protein sequence MSLSAVFLVLAIGFTVACGLDLSRGDGIYPNLARRSDIMSPDRLATNLINRRNLMKRDSTIKHMTIPQIPEVNPVASGLDLSGGDGIYPNLARRSDIIMSPDRLATNLMNRRNLMKRDSTIKHMTIPQIPEVNPVASGLDLSGGDGIYPNLARRSDIMSPDRLATNLINRRNLMKRDSTIKHMTIPQIPEVNPVASGLDLSGGDGIYPNLARRSDIIMSPDRLATNLMNRRNLMKRDSTIKHMTIPQIPEVNPVASGLDLSGGDGIYPNLARRSDIMSPDRLATNLINRRNLMKRDSTIKHMTIPQIPEVNPVASGLDLSGGDGIYPNLARRSDIIMSPDRLATNLMNRRNLMKRDSTIKHMTIPQIPEVNPVASGLDLSGGDGIYPNLARRSDIMSPDRLATNLINRRNLMKRDSTIKHMTIPQIPEVNPVASGLDLSGGDGIYPNLARRSDIMSPDRLATNLMNRRNLMKRDSTIKHMTIPQIPEVNPVASGLDLSGGDGIYPNLARRSDIIMSPDRLATNLINRRNLMKRDSTIKHMTIPQIPEVNPVASGLDLSGGDGIYPNLARRSDIIMSPDRLATNLINRRNLMKRDSTIKHMTIPQIPEVNPVDQAVNSDSVPSLVKRCVSNKKCTCSDSQTNLENREVGETEMMESSSSSSQSETNERNSEKKGSSYYSSQSESEEAENMDSGKKSMCSDSKNNVENREVGKSEKNKSSSCSSDSESDEEGKKDSKSEKNKSSSCSSHSGSDEKGKKDSKSEKKKSSSRSLDNESNEKGKKDSKSEKNKSCSCSSDNGSDENGKKDSKSEKKKSSSRSLDNESDEKGKKDSKSEKKKSSSCSSDNGSDEKGKKDSKSEKNKSCSCSSDNGSDENGKKDSKSEKKKSSSRSLDNESDEKGKKDSKSEKKKSSSCSSDNGSDEKGKKDSKSEKKKSSSRSLDNESDEKGKKDSKSEKKKSSSCSSDNGSDEKGKKDSKSEKNKSCSCSSDNGSDENGKKDSKSEKKKSSSRSLDNESDEKGKKDSKSEKKKSSSCSSDNGSDEKGKKDSKSEKKKSSSCSSDNGSDEKGKKDSNSEKKKSSSCSSDSGSVEKGKKDSKSEKKKSSSCSSDNGSNEKGKKDSKSEKKKSSSCSSDSESDEKGKKNSKSDKKKSSSCSSENGSDGKGKNDSGKKCMSSDSKTNVENREVGKQEKNKSSSCSSHSGSEKTGKQDSRSNSEEEEEEENGQMKGNTRTYSESNTEEENRAIMKNENKKSSSTSSRNENGKCGTNGSSVGRSYSDEENREMMNNQQNNYSETDTDEQDNELMLNEKNKSSSSLSHSGSGQNGKNKSDRKNNKSSSSMTRYGSGNEEINNSINRKDDTSSSSSRCGCGKNAVNQSGLEYSSSESEADEEMTESMKKQQNESSLTSSSGYQRSIAESNSARGESNKMMKKEKSLASLPYSQGGENAMEKANMEQSKSSSTRISEGKKEMNTATQKSESNQIERNLNYSKNDSEEEEEDYSKCDCQ
- the LOC132942519 gene encoding homeobox protein 2-like isoform X3 → MSLSAVFLVLAIGFTVACGLDLSRGDGIYPNLARRSDIMSPDRLATNLINRRNLMKRDSTIKHMTIPQIPEVNPVASGLDLSGGDGIYPNLARRSDIIMSPDRLATNLMNRRNLMKRDSTIKHMTIPQIPEVNPVASGLDLSGGDGIYPNLARRSDIMSPDRLATNLINRRNLMKRDSTIKHMTIPQIPEVNPVASGLDLSGGDGIYPNLARRSDIIMSPDRLATNLMNRRNLMKRDSTIKHMTIPQIPEVNPVASGLDLSGGDGIYPNLARRSDIMSPDRLATNLINRRNLMKRDSTIKHMTIPQIPEVNPVASGLDLSGGDGIYPNLARRSDIIMSPDRLATNLMNRRNLMKRDSTIKHMTIPQIPEVNPVASGLDLSGGDGIYPNLARRSDIMSPDRLATNLINRRNLMKRDSTIKHMTIPQIPEVNPVASGLDLSGGDGIYPNLARRSDIMSPDRLATNLMNRRNLMKRDSTIKHMTIPQIPEVNPVASGLDLSGGDGIYPNLARRSDIIMSPDRLATNLINRRNLMKRDSTIKHMTIPQIPEVNPVASGLDLSGGDGIYPNLARRSDIIMSPDRLATNLINRRNLMKRDSTIKHMTIPQIPEVNPVDQAVNSDSVPSLVKRCVSNKKCTCSDSQTNLENREVGETEMMESSSSSSQSETNERNSEKKGSSYYSSQSESEEAENMDSGKKSMCSDSKNNVENREVGKSEKNKSSSCSSDSESDEEGKKDSKSEKNKSSSCSSHSGSDEKGKKDSKSEKKKSSSRSLDNESNEKGKKDSKSEKNKSCSCSSDNGSDENGKKDSKSEKKKSSSRSLDNESDEKGKKDSKSEKKKSSSCSSDNGSDEKGKKDSKSEKNKSCSCSSDNGSDENGKKDSKSEKKKSSSRSLDNESDEKGKKDSKSEKNKSCSCSSDNGSDENGKKDSKSEKKKSSSRSLDNESDEKGKKDSKSEKKKSSSCSSDNGSDEKGKKDSKSEKNKSCSCSSDNGSDENGKKDSKSEKKKSSSRSLDNESDEKGKKDSKSEKKKSSSCSSDNGSDEKGKKDSKSEKKKSSSCSSDNGSDEKGKKDSNSEKKKSSSCSSDSGSVEKGKKDSKSEKKKSSSCSSDNGSNEKGKKDSKSEKKKSSSCSSDSESDEKGKKNSKSDKKKSSSCSSENGSDGKGKNDSGKKCMSSDSKTNVENREVGKQEKNKSSSCSSHSGSEKTGKQDSRSNSEEEEEEENGQMKGNTRTYSESNTEEENRAIMKNENKKSSSTSSRNENGKCGTNGSSVGRSYSDEENREMMNNQQNNYSETDTDEQDNELMLNEKNKSSSSLSHSGSGQNGKNKSDRKNNKSSSSMTRYGSGNEEINNSINRKDDTSSSSSRCGCGKNAVNQSGLEYSSSESEADEEMTESMKKQQNESSLTSSSGYQRSIAESNSARGESNKMMKKEKSLASLPYSQGGENAMEKANMEQSKSSSTRISEGKKEMNTATQKSESNQIERNLNYSKNDSEEEEEDYSKCDCQ
- the LOC132942519 gene encoding homeobox protein 2-like isoform X19; its protein translation is MSLSAVFLVLAIGFTVACGLDLSRGDGIYPNLARRSDIMSPDRLATNLINRRNLMKRDSTIKHMTIPQIPEVNPVASGLDLSGGDGIYPNLARRSDIIMSPDRLATNLMNRRNLMKRDSTIKHMTIPQIPEVNPVASGLDLSGGDGIYPNLARRSDIMSPDRLATNLINRRNLMKRDSTIKHMTIPQIPEVNPVASGLDLSGGDGIYPNLARRSDIIMSPDRLATNLMNRRNLMKRDSTIKHMTIPQIPEVNPVASGLDLSGGDGIYPNLARRSDIMSPDRLATNLINRRNLMKRDSTIKHMTIPQIPEVNPVASGLDLSGGDGIYPNLARRSDIIMSPDRLATNLMNRRNLMKRDSTIKHMTIPQIPEVNPVASGLDLSGGDGIYPNLARRSDIMSPDRLATNLINRRNLMKRDSTIKHMTIPQIPEVNPVASGLDLSGGDGIYPNLARRSDIMSPDRLATNLMNRRNLMKRDSTIKHMTIPQIPEVNPVASGLDLSGGDGIYPNLARRSDIIMSPDRLATNLINRRNLMKRDSTIKHMTIPQIPEVNPVASGLDLSGGDGIYPNLARRSDIIMSPDRLATNLINRRNLMKRDSTIKHMTIPQIPEVNPVDQAVNSDSVPSLVKRCVSNKKCTCSDSQTNLENREVGETEMMESSSSSSQSETNERNSEKKGSSYYSSQSESEEAENMDSGKKSMCSDSKNNVENREVGKSEKNKSSSCSSDSESDEEGKKDSKSEKNKSSSCSSHSGSDEKGKKDSKSEKKKSSSRSLDNESNEKGKKDSKSEKNKSCSCSSDNGSDENGKKDSKSEKKKSSSRSLDNESDEKGKKDSKSEKKKSSSCSSDNGSDEKGKKDSKSEKNKSCSCSSDNGSDENGKKDSKSEKKKSSSRSLDNESDEKGKKDSKSEKKKSSSCSSDNGSDEKGKKDSKSEKNKSCSCSSDNGSDENGKKDSKSEKKKSSSRSLDNESDEKGKKDSKSEKKKSSSCSSDNGSDEKGKKDSKSEKNKSCSCSSDNGSDENGKKDSKSEKKKSSSRSLDNESDEKGKKDSKSEKKKSSSCSSDNGSDEKGKKDSKSEKKKSSSCSSDNGSNEKGKKDSKSEKKKSSSCSSDSESDEKGKKNSKSDKKKSSSCSSENGSDGKGKNDSGKKCMSSDSKTNVENREVGKQEKNKSSSCSSHSGSEKTGKQDSRSNSEEEEEEENGQMKGNTRTYSESNTEEENRAIMKNENKKSSSTSSRNENGKCGTNGSSVGRSYSDEENREMMNNQQNNYSETDTDEQDNELMLNEKNKSSSSLSHSGSGQNGKNKSDRKNNKSSSSMTRYGSGNEEINNSINRKDDTSSSSSRCGCGKNAVNQSGLEYSSSESEADEEMTESMKKQQNESSLTSSSGYQRSIAESNSARGESNKMMKKEKSLASLPYSQGGENAMEKANMEQSKSSSTRISEGKKEMNTATQKSESNQIERNLNYSKNDSEEEEEDYSKCDCQ
- the LOC132942519 gene encoding uncharacterized protein LOC132942519 isoform X37; the encoded protein is MSLSAVFLVLAIGFTVACGLDLSRGDGIYPNLARRSDIMSPDRLATNLINRRNLMKRDSTIKHMTIPQIPEVNPVASGLDLSGGDGIYPNLARRSDIIMSPDRLATNLMNRRNLMKRDSTIKHMTIPQIPEVNPVASGLDLSGGDGIYPNLARRSDIMSPDRLATNLINRRNLMKRDSTIKHMTIPQIPEVNPVASGLDLSGGDGIYPNLARRSDIIMSPDRLATNLMNRRNLMKRDSTIKHMTIPQIPEVNPVASGLDLSGGDGIYPNLARRSDIMSPDRLATNLINRRNLMKRDSTIKHMTIPQIPEVNPVASGLDLSGGDGIYPNLARRSDIIMSPDRLATNLMNRRNLMKRDSTIKHMTIPQIPEVNPVASGLDLSGGDGIYPNLARRSDIMSPDRLATNLINRRNLMKRDSTIKHMTIPQIPEVNPVASGLDLSGGDGIYPNLARRSDIMSPDRLATNLMNRRNLMKRDSTIKHMTIPQIPEVNPVASGLDLSGGDGIYPNLARRSDIIMSPDRLATNLINRRNLMKRDSTIKHMTIPQIPEVNPVASGLDLSGGDGIYPNLARRSDIIMSPDRLATNLINRRNLMKRDSTIKHMTIPQIPEVNPVDQAVNSDSVPSLVKRCVSNKKCTCSDSQTNLENREVGETEMMESSSSSSQSETNERNSEKKGSSYYSSQSESEEAENMDSGKKSMCSDSKNNVENREVGKSEKNKSSSCSSDSESDEEGKKDSKSEKNKSSSCSSHSGSDEKGKKDSKSEKKKSSSRSLDNESNEKGKKDSKSEKNKSCSCSSDNGSDENGKKDSKSEKKKSSSRSLDNESDEKGKKDSKSEKKKSSSCSSDNGSDEKGKKDSKSEKNKSCSCSSDNGSDENGKKDSKSEKKKSSSRSLDNESDEKGKKDSKSEKKKSSSCSSDNGSDEKGKKDSKSEKNKSCSCSSDNGSDENGKKDSKSEKKKSSSRSLDNESDEKGKKDSKSEKKKSSSCSSDNGSDEKGKKDSKSEKNKSCSCSSDNGSDENGKKDSKSEKKKSSSRSLDNESDEKGKKDSKSEKKKSSSCSSDNGSNEKGKKDSGKKCMSSDSKTNVENREVGKQEKNKSSSCSSHSGSEKTGKQDSRSNSEEEEEEENGQMKGNTRTYSESNTEEENRAIMKNENKKSSSTSSRNENGKCGTNGSSVGRSYSDEENREMMNNQQNNYSETDTDEQDNELMLNEKNKSSSSLSHSGSGQNGKNKSDRKNNKSSSSMTRYGSGNEEINNSINRKDDTSSSSSRCGCGKNAVNQSGLEYSSSESEADEEMTESMKKQQNESSLTSSSGYQRSIAESNSARGESNKMMKKEKSLASLPYSQGGENAMEKANMEQSKSSSTRISEGKKEMNTATQKSESNQIERNLNYSKNDSEEEEEDYSKCDCQ